A window of the Streptomyces formicae genome harbors these coding sequences:
- the glgC gene encoding glucose-1-phosphate adenylyltransferase: protein MRGGPSVLGIVLAGGEGKRLMPLTADRAKPAVTFGGTYRLVDFVLSNLVNGDILRICVLTQYKSHSLDRHVTTTWRMSSLLGNYVTPVPAQQRLGPRWYLGSADAILQSLNLVHDERPDYIAVFGADHVYRMDPRHMLAQHIESGAGVTVAGIRVPRADASSFGIISPAADGTSVERFLEKPADPPGLPGDPDRVFASMGNYLFTTKVLVDALHRDAEDPRSVHDMGGSILPMLTERGVAQLYDFDGNHVPGESAREHGYWRDVGTLDSYYEAHMDLIADQPVFSLENRRWPIYTHPGQLPPARFCAGGIASESVVSPGCVIRGQVTRSVLSPGVTVGPGAVVQGSVLHDNVRVGRGAVVRGAVLDKNVDVPPGATIGVNPERDQELYTVSKGGVIALGKGQPVL from the coding sequence GAGGGCAAACGGCTGATGCCGCTCACCGCCGACCGCGCGAAACCGGCGGTGACCTTCGGCGGCACGTACCGGCTCGTCGACTTCGTCCTGTCCAACCTGGTCAACGGCGACATCCTGCGGATCTGCGTGCTGACCCAGTACAAGTCGCACTCGCTCGACCGCCATGTCACCACCACCTGGCGGATGTCCAGCCTGCTCGGCAACTATGTGACACCCGTGCCCGCGCAGCAGCGGCTCGGCCCGCGCTGGTACCTCGGCAGCGCCGACGCCATCCTGCAGTCCCTCAACCTCGTCCACGACGAACGGCCGGACTACATCGCGGTCTTCGGCGCCGACCACGTCTACCGCATGGACCCGCGCCACATGCTCGCGCAGCACATCGAGAGCGGCGCGGGCGTCACCGTCGCCGGGATCAGGGTGCCCCGCGCGGACGCCTCGTCGTTCGGCATCATCAGCCCGGCGGCGGACGGCACCAGTGTGGAGCGCTTCCTGGAGAAGCCGGCCGACCCCCCGGGGCTGCCGGGCGACCCGGACCGGGTCTTCGCCTCCATGGGCAACTACCTGTTCACCACCAAGGTGCTGGTCGACGCGCTCCACCGGGACGCCGAGGACCCGCGCTCGGTGCACGACATGGGCGGTTCGATCCTGCCCATGCTCACCGAGCGGGGTGTGGCGCAGCTCTACGACTTCGACGGCAACCACGTACCGGGGGAGAGTGCGCGGGAGCACGGCTACTGGCGTGATGTGGGCACCCTCGACTCGTACTACGAAGCGCACATGGACCTCATCGCGGACCAGCCCGTCTTCAGCCTGGAGAACCGCCGCTGGCCCATCTACACGCACCCGGGGCAGCTGCCGCCCGCCCGGTTCTGCGCCGGCGGCATCGCGAGCGAGTCGGTCGTCAGCCCCGGCTGCGTGATCCGCGGGCAGGTCACCAGGTCGGTGCTCTCGCCCGGCGTGACCGTCGGACCGGGCGCCGTCGTCCAGGGCTCCGTCCTGCACGACAACGTCCGCGTCGGGCGCGGGGCCGTGGTCCGCGGGGCCGTGCTCGACAAGAACGTCGACGTGCCGCCCGGTGCCACGATCGGCGTCAACCCGGAGCGGGACCAGGAGCTGTACACGGTCTCGAAGGGCGGGGTGATCGCGCTCGGCAAGGGGCAACCCGTTCTGTGA